The Streptomyces camelliae genome window below encodes:
- a CDS encoding TetR family transcriptional regulator translates to MASRSSVTDATSDRIISAATAEFARHGIAGARVERIAKAARTSKERVYAYFRSKEALYRFVAGRELAAMAEAVPLDPTDLPGYAGRMHDHAIRHPERHRLMMWGQLELPAGEAPSDDPVQESLRRKIELVRKAQEAGHLDPAWEAEDIFVFVSQLALSWAAQNNLGPLGEERDAFMAARRAAIVAAVQRLFPATA, encoded by the coding sequence ATGGCCTCCCGCAGCAGCGTCACCGACGCCACCAGTGACCGCATCATTTCCGCGGCCACCGCCGAATTCGCCCGTCATGGCATCGCGGGAGCGCGGGTCGAGCGGATCGCAAAGGCGGCGCGCACCAGCAAGGAACGCGTCTATGCGTACTTCCGCAGCAAGGAGGCGCTCTACCGGTTCGTCGCCGGCCGGGAGCTCGCGGCCATGGCCGAAGCGGTGCCCCTGGATCCCACCGACCTTCCGGGCTACGCCGGCCGCATGCATGACCACGCCATCCGTCATCCCGAACGCCACCGGCTGATGATGTGGGGCCAGCTGGAGCTGCCGGCCGGGGAGGCTCCCTCCGACGACCCGGTGCAGGAGTCCCTGCGCCGCAAGATCGAGCTGGTACGCAAGGCGCAGGAGGCCGGCCACCTCGATCCCGCGTGGGAGGCGGAGGACATCTTCGTGTTCGTCAGTCAGCTGGCTCTGTCGTGGGCGGCCCAGAACAACCTCGGTCCCCTCGGCGAGGAACGCGACGCCTTCATGGCGGCCCGCCGGGCAGCCATCGTCGCCGCCGTCCAGCGCCTCTTCCCTGCGACGGCATGA
- a CDS encoding aldo/keto reductase: MQQRNLGRQGLTVSEIGYGAMGTAVGYGPSDDTGSIAAIRRAHELGVTHFDTAEMYGWGEGEKLLGHALAPIRDEVTIATKFGLTPTFAPNSKPEHIREVVENSLRNLNIDVIDVLYQHGPDPSVPIEDVVGVMKEFVDAGKVKYLGLSNTDTDAIRRAHAVHPISVLQHEYSIFAHDSERFFPVLEELGIGLVAYSPLARGFLSGAVKPREHYDASDFRQMIPWWAPENFDQNLSIASELIKLAESKGVTLSQLALAWLLAKKDYIVPIPGSRNPERVAQNIAAADLRLTADDLARIDEIAPDGGIGGRGM; the protein is encoded by the coding sequence ATGCAGCAGCGCAATCTGGGCCGCCAGGGCCTGACCGTCTCCGAGATCGGCTACGGCGCGATGGGCACCGCAGTCGGCTACGGCCCCTCGGACGACACTGGGTCGATCGCCGCGATCCGCCGCGCTCACGAGCTCGGCGTTACCCACTTCGACACCGCGGAGATGTACGGCTGGGGAGAGGGCGAGAAGCTGCTCGGCCACGCTCTGGCCCCCATCCGCGACGAGGTGACGATCGCGACGAAGTTCGGCCTCACGCCGACCTTCGCTCCGAACTCGAAGCCGGAGCACATCCGGGAGGTCGTCGAGAACAGCCTCCGCAACCTGAACATCGACGTGATCGACGTGCTCTACCAGCACGGCCCCGACCCGAGCGTCCCGATCGAGGACGTGGTCGGTGTGATGAAGGAGTTCGTCGACGCTGGCAAGGTCAAGTACCTCGGCCTGTCCAACACCGACACCGACGCCATCCGCCGCGCCCACGCCGTGCACCCGATCTCGGTCCTGCAGCACGAGTACTCGATCTTCGCCCACGACTCCGAGCGGTTCTTCCCCGTACTGGAGGAGCTCGGCATCGGGCTGGTCGCCTACTCCCCGCTCGCCCGCGGTTTCCTCAGCGGCGCGGTCAAGCCCCGTGAGCACTACGACGCGAGCGACTTCCGCCAGATGATTCCCTGGTGGGCCCCGGAGAACTTCGACCAGAATCTCTCCATCGCCAGCGAGCTCATTAAGCTCGCGGAGAGCAAGGGCGTCACCCTGTCCCAGCTCGCACTGGCCTGGCTGCTCGCGAAGAAGGACTACATCGTCCCGATCCCCGGCTCGCGCAACCCCGAGCGCGTCGCGCAGAACATCGCCGCCGCCGACCTCAGGCTGACCGCCGACGACCTCGCCCGCATCGACGAGATCGCGCCGGACGGCGGCATCGGCGGACGAGGTATGTAA
- a CDS encoding NAD(P)-dependent alcohol dehydrogenase, translated as MTTVAAYAAPAAKAPLERTTIERRPVGEFDVLIDIKFAGICHSDIHQVQEGWGTAIFPMVPGHEIAGVVSEVGPGVTKYQVGDRVGVGCFVDSCRECEHCEAGLEQYCTGSGMIQTYNYLDKDGRPTYGGYSEKIVVDENYAVRIPDGLALDVAAPLLCAGITLYSPLKHWGAGPGKKVAIVGLGGLGHMGVKIAHALGAEVTVLSQSLRKKDDGLNLGADHYYATSDPKTFEDLAGTFDLIVSTVSAPLDFSGYVNLLKIDGALVNVGAPEEPITVNVFPLIMGRRSIAGSAIGGIAETQEMLDFCAEHGFGAEIEVIAASEINEAYERVLASDVRYRFVIDTATI; from the coding sequence ATGACCACCGTTGCTGCTTACGCCGCGCCCGCCGCCAAGGCTCCGCTGGAGCGCACCACCATCGAGCGGCGCCCGGTCGGCGAATTCGACGTGCTGATCGACATCAAGTTCGCCGGCATCTGTCACTCCGACATCCACCAGGTCCAGGAGGGCTGGGGTACCGCCATCTTCCCGATGGTCCCCGGTCACGAGATCGCCGGTGTCGTCTCCGAGGTCGGCCCCGGTGTCACGAAGTACCAGGTCGGCGACCGGGTGGGCGTCGGCTGCTTCGTCGACTCCTGCCGCGAGTGCGAGCACTGCGAGGCCGGACTGGAGCAGTACTGCACCGGCAGCGGCATGATCCAGACGTACAACTACCTCGACAAGGACGGCCGGCCCACCTACGGCGGCTACTCCGAGAAGATCGTGGTCGACGAGAATTACGCCGTCCGCATCCCCGACGGCCTCGCCCTCGACGTGGCCGCCCCGCTGCTGTGCGCGGGCATCACCCTGTACTCCCCGCTCAAGCACTGGGGCGCCGGTCCCGGCAAGAAGGTCGCGATCGTCGGTCTGGGCGGCCTCGGCCACATGGGCGTCAAGATCGCGCACGCGCTGGGCGCCGAGGTCACCGTCCTCTCGCAGTCGCTGCGCAAGAAGGACGACGGCCTGAACCTGGGCGCGGACCACTACTACGCCACCAGCGACCCTAAGACCTTCGAGGACCTGGCCGGCACCTTCGACCTGATCGTCTCGACGGTCTCGGCTCCGCTGGACTTCAGCGGCTACGTGAACCTGCTGAAGATCGACGGAGCCCTGGTCAACGTCGGCGCCCCCGAGGAGCCGATCACCGTCAACGTCTTTCCCCTGATCATGGGCCGCAGGTCGATCGCCGGCTCCGCCATCGGCGGCATCGCCGAGACCCAGGAGATGCTGGACTTCTGTGCCGAGCACGGCTTCGGCGCCGAGATCGAAGTCATCGCCGCGTCCGAGATCAACGAGGCGTACGAGCGGGTGCTGGCGAGCGACGTCCGGTACCGGTTCGTGATCGACACCGCGACGATCTGA
- a CDS encoding xanthine dehydrogenase family protein molybdopterin-binding subunit, with the protein MSPQPQAAVGAPLSRVDGRLKVTGKALYAAEHDLEGVVHAVIVDASIGRGRITSIDTGDAEKQTGVLRVIHHSNAPTLPYRDNAGSNNPPGRRLRVFQDDRVLFHGQPVAVVVASTLEAAQHGASLVKVRYDAERPSTDLHEAEPGAPTDYARGDAEAGLRSSAVRLDLTYELARNHHNPMEPHATIARWDGDKLTVWDKTQWVMGTHDELAAVFDLPADSVRVISPFVGGGFGSGLRCWPHTVVAALAARVARRPVKLVLSRRQMYFSTGFRPSYEYRLRLGSDRRGRLNAAIHDIDAETSSYETFFEAVMPAGQMLYSMPNVRQAYRRVPLDVNTPIWMRGPGFASASFVIESAMDELAHELDLDPIELRRRNEPSEDESTNEPFSTRRLSECYTVGAREFGWDRRNPRPRSTRDGDWLVGLGMAAGVYDPGRYPAQARARLDADGTAVVEAATSDMGPGTYTSQTQVAADALGLTMRTVTFRLGDSLYPPTSPHGGSATMASVGSAVVDACNKVRQQAIRLAVEDRESPLYGVNADDVVVRNGRLHVQASPARGETYKSLLARNDRSHLESNGSYDGPGSDRSAYFAYNATFAEVAVDANLGLVRVRRMLGVYDAGRIISPKLAESQAFGGIVGGIGTALLEHTVTDHRDGRIVNASLADYLVPVNADVPEIKAIYLDGEDNAGNLLGVKGLGEVVQVGVAAAIGNAVFNATGRRIRQLPITAEALL; encoded by the coding sequence GTGAGCCCCCAGCCACAGGCAGCCGTGGGCGCGCCATTGTCCCGCGTGGACGGCCGCCTCAAGGTCACCGGAAAGGCGCTGTACGCCGCCGAACACGACCTCGAAGGTGTGGTGCATGCCGTCATCGTCGACGCGAGCATCGGACGCGGCCGTATCACCTCGATCGACACCGGTGACGCCGAGAAACAAACCGGTGTGCTGCGGGTGATCCATCACAGCAACGCGCCGACGCTGCCGTACCGCGACAACGCCGGATCCAACAACCCGCCCGGCCGCAGGCTCAGGGTCTTCCAGGACGATCGAGTGCTCTTCCACGGCCAGCCGGTCGCGGTCGTGGTGGCGAGCACGTTGGAGGCCGCGCAGCACGGGGCGAGCCTGGTGAAGGTCCGCTACGACGCCGAGCGGCCCTCGACCGACCTGCACGAGGCCGAGCCGGGCGCGCCGACGGACTACGCGCGCGGCGACGCGGAAGCCGGCCTGCGTTCCTCAGCCGTACGGCTGGACCTGACGTACGAGCTGGCCCGCAACCACCACAACCCGATGGAGCCGCACGCCACCATCGCCCGCTGGGACGGCGACAAGCTGACCGTCTGGGACAAGACCCAGTGGGTGATGGGCACACACGACGAGCTCGCCGCCGTGTTCGACCTGCCCGCGGACTCGGTGCGCGTGATCTCGCCGTTCGTCGGCGGCGGTTTCGGCAGCGGACTGCGCTGCTGGCCGCACACGGTCGTCGCCGCGCTGGCCGCGCGGGTGGCGCGACGCCCGGTCAAACTGGTGCTCAGCCGCAGGCAGATGTACTTCAGCACCGGCTTCAGGCCGTCATACGAGTACCGGCTGCGGCTCGGCAGCGACCGGCGAGGCCGGCTGAACGCCGCGATCCACGACATCGACGCCGAGACCTCGTCGTACGAGACGTTCTTCGAGGCCGTCATGCCGGCAGGCCAGATGCTCTACAGCATGCCCAACGTCCGTCAGGCGTACCGGCGGGTGCCCCTCGACGTGAACACCCCTATCTGGATGCGCGGCCCCGGCTTCGCCTCGGCCTCATTCGTGATCGAGTCCGCGATGGACGAACTCGCACACGAACTCGACCTCGACCCGATCGAGTTGCGCCGGCGCAACGAGCCGAGCGAGGACGAGTCGACGAACGAGCCGTTCTCCACCCGACGGCTCAGTGAGTGCTACACGGTCGGCGCGCGTGAGTTCGGCTGGGACCGCCGTAACCCGAGGCCGCGCTCGACGCGGGACGGGGACTGGCTGGTCGGCCTGGGCATGGCCGCAGGTGTGTACGACCCGGGGCGGTATCCCGCGCAGGCGCGGGCCCGTCTGGACGCCGACGGCACCGCGGTGGTCGAAGCGGCCACCAGTGACATGGGGCCCGGCACCTACACCTCCCAGACCCAAGTGGCCGCGGACGCACTCGGGTTGACGATGCGCACGGTGACCTTCCGGCTGGGGGACTCCCTGTATCCGCCGACCTCGCCGCACGGCGGCTCGGCGACCATGGCCAGCGTCGGCTCGGCCGTCGTCGACGCCTGCAACAAGGTGCGGCAGCAGGCGATCCGGCTGGCCGTCGAGGACCGGGAGTCGCCGCTGTACGGCGTGAACGCGGACGACGTGGTGGTGCGGAACGGCCGACTGCACGTGCAGGCCAGCCCGGCGCGCGGGGAGACGTACAAGAGTCTGCTGGCCCGCAACGACCGCTCCCACCTGGAATCGAACGGCTCCTACGACGGGCCGGGCAGCGACCGGTCTGCCTACTTCGCCTACAACGCCACCTTCGCCGAGGTCGCCGTGGACGCGAACCTGGGTCTGGTGCGGGTGCGGCGGATGCTCGGCGTGTACGACGCGGGGCGGATCATCAGCCCCAAGCTGGCCGAGAGCCAGGCGTTCGGCGGCATCGTGGGCGGCATCGGCACGGCCCTGCTGGAGCACACGGTCACCGACCACCGGGACGGTCGGATCGTGAATGCCAGCCTGGCCGACTACCTCGTGCCCGTGAACGCCGACGTGCCCGAGATCAAGGCGATCTACCTGGACGGCGAGGACAACGCCGGCAACCTGCTGGGCGTCAAGGGACTCGGCGAGGTCGTCCAAGTGGGTGTGGCGGCCGCGATCGGCAACGCGGTCTTCAACGCCACCGGCCGACGGATCCGCCAACTACCCATCACCGCCGAGGCGTTGCTCTGA
- a CDS encoding helix-turn-helix domain-containing protein codes for MLTGMTGNVPLNELGEFLKKRRAELSPRTVGLPDNGGPRRVAGLRREEVAQLASISTDYYTRLEQGRMQASAPVLDTLARVLRLDDDERGYLFQLAGKITTRTRSRGRQKVQPQLQRVLDDLTATPAIVQGRRGDILAWNALAAALVTDFSRIPEKHRNYPRIIFTDPAMRTLYADWQTSARLAVAQLRMEAAQYPEDPRLIELVGELSLRDKQFAQWWGDHRVAARTVGTKTLNHPVVDELVLDWDTLTANTDPDQHLTVWTAAPGSPTHERLRILASWAADQNLPASPPVA; via the coding sequence ATGCTGACCGGCATGACCGGCAATGTCCCCCTCAACGAGCTGGGAGAATTCCTCAAGAAGCGCCGTGCCGAGCTGAGCCCGCGCACTGTCGGCCTGCCCGACAACGGCGGCCCGCGCCGGGTCGCCGGGCTGCGCCGCGAAGAGGTCGCCCAGCTCGCCAGCATCAGCACCGACTACTACACACGTCTCGAACAGGGCCGTATGCAGGCGTCCGCGCCCGTGCTGGACACGCTCGCCCGGGTGCTCCGTCTCGACGACGACGAACGCGGCTATCTCTTCCAGCTCGCCGGCAAGATCACCACACGCACCCGCAGCCGGGGGCGGCAGAAGGTCCAGCCGCAGTTGCAGCGCGTACTGGACGATCTCACCGCCACCCCGGCCATCGTGCAGGGCCGGCGCGGGGACATCCTGGCCTGGAACGCGCTGGCGGCCGCGCTGGTCACCGACTTCTCCCGGATCCCGGAGAAGCACCGCAACTACCCGCGGATCATCTTCACGGATCCGGCCATGCGCACCCTGTACGCCGACTGGCAGACCTCCGCGCGGCTCGCCGTGGCACAGCTGCGGATGGAAGCCGCGCAGTATCCCGAGGACCCCCGCCTCATCGAGCTGGTCGGTGAACTGTCCCTACGCGACAAGCAGTTCGCGCAGTGGTGGGGCGACCACCGCGTCGCCGCCCGCACCGTGGGCACGAAGACCCTCAACCACCCGGTGGTCGACGAACTCGTCCTGGACTGGGACACCCTGACCGCCAACACCGACCCCGACCAGCACCTCACCGTCTGGACGGCCGCACCCGGCTCCCCCACCCACGAGCGACTGCGCATCCTCGCCTCCTGGGCCGCCGACCAGAACCTGCCGGCCTCTCCTCCTGTCGCCTGA
- a CDS encoding (2Fe-2S)-binding protein, protein MSADLSESAVPPSTESGESSSGPSRRTVIATGVVVGGAVVAGGTFLAGSEEATAAEAARSSRVSLTVNGTRRTVTVDNRTSLLDLLREHLDLTGSKKGCNAGACGACTVLVDGQRVNSCLTLAVRLEGAEVTTIEGLAKGDELHPLQQAFIDEDAYQCGYCTPGQILSGVGCIQEGHTGSPEEIREWMSGNICRCGCYVKIVRAVEQTAGRK, encoded by the coding sequence ATGTCTGCTGACCTCTCTGAATCCGCTGTTCCACCCTCGACCGAATCGGGTGAGTCCTCCTCGGGACCCAGCCGGCGTACCGTCATCGCCACTGGTGTCGTGGTGGGCGGTGCCGTGGTGGCCGGAGGGACGTTCCTCGCCGGCTCCGAGGAGGCCACCGCCGCGGAAGCAGCGCGCTCCAGCCGGGTGTCCCTGACGGTCAACGGCACCCGCCGTACCGTGACGGTGGACAACCGCACCTCGCTGCTGGACCTGCTGCGCGAGCACCTCGACCTGACCGGCTCCAAGAAGGGCTGCAACGCCGGGGCCTGCGGGGCGTGCACGGTGCTGGTCGACGGACAGCGGGTCAACTCCTGCCTGACGCTGGCCGTGCGGCTGGAGGGCGCCGAGGTCACCACGATCGAGGGCCTGGCCAAGGGCGACGAACTGCACCCGCTGCAGCAGGCGTTCATCGACGAGGACGCCTACCAATGCGGTTACTGCACTCCAGGGCAGATCCTCTCCGGCGTCGGCTGCATCCAGGAGGGCCACACCGGTTCGCCGGAGGAGATCCGGGAGTGGATGAGCGGCAACATCTGCCGCTGCGGCTGCTACGTCAAGATCGTGCGCGCGGTCGAACAGACCGCGGGCCGGAAGTGA
- a CDS encoding SDR family NAD(P)-dependent oxidoreductase — MTTFALVGAGPGLGLATARRFGGVGHAVALISRSAEKLDALTAELARDGIQAGGFTADVLDTESLDAALYAAAAALGPIEILRYSPVPRADFMKPVLGATADDLDAPLAFSVRGPVTAVNAVLPGMRRLGRGTLLFVNGGSAVRPHPDRAGTSIAFAAESAYARMLHDALAAENIHAAQLIIPGAIRPDAEHSSPEVLAGRLYDIHLKRDGFRHYAEPLPD, encoded by the coding sequence ATGACGACCTTCGCCCTCGTCGGCGCCGGCCCCGGACTCGGGCTCGCCACCGCACGCCGATTCGGAGGCGTCGGACACGCCGTCGCCCTCATCTCCCGCAGTGCCGAGAAGCTGGACGCACTGACCGCCGAACTGGCCCGCGACGGCATCCAGGCGGGGGGCTTCACCGCCGACGTCCTCGACACCGAGTCACTGGACGCGGCCTTGTACGCGGCGGCAGCCGCCCTGGGTCCCATCGAGATCCTGCGGTACAGCCCCGTGCCCCGCGCCGACTTCATGAAGCCCGTCCTCGGGGCGACCGCCGACGACCTCGACGCACCCCTCGCCTTCTCCGTCAGGGGGCCGGTCACCGCGGTGAACGCCGTCCTGCCCGGCATGCGCCGACTCGGCCGCGGCACCCTGCTGTTCGTCAACGGCGGCAGCGCCGTACGCCCCCACCCGGACCGGGCCGGCACCTCGATCGCCTTCGCCGCCGAGAGCGCCTACGCGCGTATGCTCCACGACGCCCTCGCCGCGGAGAACATCCACGCCGCCCAGTTGATCATCCCGGGAGCCATCCGCCCCGACGCCGAGCACAGCAGCCCTGAGGTGCTGGCCGGCCGCCTGTACGACATCCACCTCAAGCGCGACGGCTTCCGCCACTACGCCGAGCCCCTGCCCGACTGA
- a CDS encoding XdhC family protein has translation MLNIADTLHRWCREERPFALATVVDVTGSAPLPIGTSVAVHEDGKVIGSISGGCVEGAVYELCRQVLDEQDAPRRAWFGYSDNDAFAVGLTCGGELDVLVQRIDPAAQPHLGAALAEAVEGRPAAVAQVVDGPEGLLGTTLSVLGDSWIADSTLGDGPTGRAVADRATAQLRTGRTALLTLGGDADTCPEKLSVLVHAAATRPRMLIFGAIDFAAALAQAGRFLGYHVTVCDARPVFATEARFPHADEVVVDWPHRYLAQTAVDARTAVCVLTHDAKFDIPLLQLALDLPVGYVGAMGSRRTHDERLRRLRDVGVTDGQLDRLHSPIGLDLGARTPEETAISITAEIIAHANQSTGLPLAGVTGPIHRVSGAASDSHAVCDLL, from the coding sequence ATGCTGAACATCGCGGACACACTGCACCGCTGGTGCCGCGAGGAACGCCCCTTCGCCCTGGCCACGGTCGTCGACGTCACCGGCAGCGCACCCCTGCCCATCGGTACGTCGGTGGCGGTGCACGAGGACGGCAAGGTCATCGGCAGCATCTCCGGCGGCTGCGTCGAGGGCGCGGTGTACGAGCTGTGCCGGCAGGTGCTGGATGAGCAAGATGCGCCCCGGCGGGCCTGGTTCGGCTACTCCGACAACGACGCCTTTGCCGTGGGCCTGACCTGTGGCGGCGAGCTCGACGTCCTTGTCCAGCGCATCGACCCCGCCGCCCAGCCGCATCTCGGCGCGGCGCTCGCCGAGGCGGTCGAGGGTCGGCCTGCTGCCGTGGCACAGGTCGTGGACGGGCCCGAGGGATTGCTCGGCACCACTTTGAGCGTGCTCGGCGACAGTTGGATCGCCGACAGCACGCTCGGCGACGGGCCGACCGGGCGGGCGGTGGCGGACCGGGCCACCGCCCAACTGCGTACCGGACGCACCGCACTCCTCACCCTCGGCGGAGACGCCGACACCTGCCCCGAGAAGCTCTCCGTCCTCGTCCACGCGGCCGCCACCCGCCCCCGCATGCTGATCTTCGGCGCGATCGACTTCGCCGCCGCCCTCGCCCAGGCCGGCCGGTTCCTCGGCTACCACGTCACCGTGTGCGACGCCCGCCCCGTCTTCGCCACCGAAGCCCGCTTCCCGCACGCCGACGAGGTGGTCGTCGACTGGCCCCACCGCTACCTGGCCCAGACGGCCGTGGACGCCCGTACCGCCGTCTGCGTGCTGACCCACGACGCCAAGTTCGACATCCCCCTGCTCCAGCTCGCCCTCGATCTGCCCGTCGGCTACGTCGGCGCCATGGGCTCCCGCCGCACCCACGATGAACGTCTGCGCCGCCTGCGTGACGTCGGGGTCACTGATGGACAGTTGGATCGGCTGCACTCCCCGATCGGCCTCGACCTCGGTGCCCGCACCCCCGAGGAGACGGCCATCTCCATCACCGCCGAGATCATCGCCCACGCAAACCAGAGCACCGGCCTGCCTCTGGCAGGGGTCACCGGTCCGATCCACCGCGTTTCCGGTGCAGCTTCAGACAGTCATGCGGTGTGCGATCTTCTGTGA
- a CDS encoding alpha/beta hydrolase family protein has protein sequence MTELDMAELAFNGFVGQWTEGTTDGRRAPLLRRPSELGLAYEDVTFPSMDGVPLEGWFIPADSDRLITHNHFSPGNRYGYPGHLPGWDRFGGFEVNFLPSYKALHDAGYNVLAYDLRNHGMSGYGNGGICTIGLTEYRDVIGALRYAAARPDTKNMKKALLSVCLGANSTAVAWAKHPEEFAEIQALVMLQPLEGRSIGEQFSKALGFKGGYDRLDQAVLERTGFRLAEQSPAKYASAITVPTLVAQEHDDVMTTPEAVQAVHDAIPVEDKQMHWIHGSTRRFDGYNYFSEHPEVAVDWFDSHVR, from the coding sequence ATGACCGAACTCGACATGGCCGAGCTGGCATTCAACGGATTCGTCGGGCAGTGGACGGAAGGCACCACCGACGGCCGGCGCGCGCCTCTGCTGCGCCGGCCCTCCGAACTGGGCCTGGCCTACGAGGACGTGACGTTCCCGTCGATGGACGGCGTGCCTCTCGAGGGGTGGTTCATCCCGGCCGACTCGGACCGGCTGATCACCCACAACCACTTCTCCCCCGGCAACCGCTACGGCTATCCCGGACACCTGCCCGGCTGGGACCGCTTCGGCGGCTTCGAGGTCAACTTCCTCCCCTCCTACAAGGCACTGCACGACGCCGGCTACAACGTCCTCGCCTACGACCTGCGCAACCACGGCATGAGCGGGTACGGCAACGGCGGCATCTGCACGATCGGCCTCACCGAGTACCGCGACGTCATCGGAGCCCTCCGCTACGCCGCGGCACGCCCCGACACCAAGAACATGAAGAAGGCCCTGCTGTCGGTGTGCCTGGGCGCCAACTCCACTGCCGTGGCCTGGGCCAAGCACCCCGAGGAATTCGCCGAGATCCAGGCACTGGTGATGCTCCAGCCGTTGGAGGGCCGTTCCATCGGCGAACAGTTCTCCAAGGCCCTTGGTTTCAAAGGCGGTTACGACCGGCTCGACCAGGCCGTGCTGGAGCGCACCGGATTCCGTCTTGCAGAGCAGTCGCCTGCCAAGTACGCCTCCGCCATCACCGTGCCCACGCTGGTGGCGCAGGAGCACGACGACGTCATGACCACCCCTGAAGCCGTGCAGGCCGTCCACGACGCCATCCCCGTCGAGGACAAGCAGATGCACTGGATCCACGGCAGCACCCGCCGCTTCGACGGCTACAACTACTTCAGCGAGCACCCCGAGGTCGCTGTCGACTGGTTCGACTCCCACGTCCGCTGA
- a CDS encoding FAD binding domain-containing protein has protein sequence MHPFSYTRVSDTREALKAGRAGGRYIAGGTTLVDLMRETVERPEALVDISGLPLREVTVTERGGLRIGALVRMAEAAAHPKVRTLYPVISQALELSASAQLRNMATIGGNIMQRTRCTYFRDVTAACNKREPGSGCAAREGFNRMHAILGTSDACVATHPSDVAVAFAALEATVHLLGAEGVRTLPFADFLLRPGTTPNREQALRKGELITAVEIPALPRPLKSGYLKVRDRQSYEFALTSAAVALHVRRGVIQEAKVAAGGVGTVPWKLPAVERHLVGERPSESLWTSAAAKAADGARPLQHNGFKVELLKRTVARQLRIVGGTK, from the coding sequence ATGCATCCCTTCTCCTACACCCGCGTCTCCGACACCCGTGAAGCGCTCAAGGCCGGTCGCGCAGGCGGTCGTTACATCGCCGGGGGGACCACGCTGGTCGACCTGATGCGGGAGACCGTCGAGCGCCCCGAGGCGCTGGTCGACATCTCCGGCCTGCCGCTCCGCGAAGTCACCGTCACCGAGCGCGGCGGCTTGCGCATCGGAGCGCTGGTGCGGATGGCCGAGGCCGCCGCGCACCCCAAGGTACGCACGCTGTATCCCGTCATTTCCCAGGCCCTGGAACTGAGCGCGTCCGCCCAGCTGCGGAACATGGCCACCATCGGTGGCAACATCATGCAGCGCACCCGGTGCACCTACTTCCGTGATGTGACCGCCGCCTGCAACAAGCGTGAGCCCGGCTCCGGTTGTGCGGCGCGGGAGGGCTTCAACCGGATGCACGCGATCCTCGGCACCTCCGACGCCTGCGTGGCCACCCACCCTTCCGACGTGGCCGTCGCCTTCGCTGCCCTGGAGGCAACGGTGCATCTCCTCGGCGCGGAGGGCGTGCGCACCCTGCCGTTCGCCGACTTCCTGCTACGGCCCGGCACGACCCCGAACCGTGAACAAGCTCTCAGAAAAGGCGAGTTGATCACGGCTGTGGAGATCCCAGCGCTTCCGCGTCCGCTCAAGTCCGGATACCTGAAGGTGCGCGACCGGCAGTCCTACGAGTTCGCCCTGACCTCGGCGGCGGTCGCGTTGCACGTCCGGCGCGGGGTCATCCAGGAGGCGAAGGTCGCCGCCGGTGGCGTGGGGACCGTGCCGTGGAAACTGCCCGCCGTCGAGCGGCACCTCGTCGGTGAGCGTCCCTCGGAGTCCCTGTGGACGTCCGCTGCCGCGAAGGCGGCGGACGGCGCCCGTCCCCTTCAGCACAACGGCTTCAAGGTCGAGCTGCTGAAACGGACCGTCGCACGCCAGCTGCGCATCGTAGGAGGTACGAAGTGA